CTTCGCCAGTTGCTTCACCAGCGCCGGTTCACGCCGGAACAGGCTCTGACGATCGTGCCGAAGATCTGCGACGCGCTGCAGTACGCTCACGATCGGGGAGTCGTCCATCGAGACATCAAACCCGAGAATGTCATGGTGACAAGAGCCGGCGAGATCAAGATCGCCGATTTCGGCCTGGCCAAGCTCGTGCGTTCCGGCGGAAGCGCAACGGTGACCCTCGACGACAAGGTAATAGGGACGCCGGCGTACATGGCCCCGGAACAGATCGAGCAACCGCAATCGGTCGATCACCGCGCCGATATCTACTCGCTGGGCGTGGTGTTCTACGAGATGCTGACCGGTGAGCTCCCGCTGGGACGTTTCGCACCGCCCTCGCGCAAGGTCGAAGTTGACGTGAGGCTCGACGGCGTCGTGCTTCGCGCCCTCGAAAAAGAACGGGACCGCCGCTACCAGAGGGTGACCGACGTCAAGACGGAGATCAACTCGGTCGTCACGGGCCCGGCGCCGCCGGAAGCTCAGGTCGTATCTCCGGCCGACCCGCCGCCGCCTCGTCGTCTGAGTCGTCTCGCTCTGGCCGGCGCTATTTGTACGGGAATCAGCCTCTTCGGCTCCTTGTTTTTCTACGCGTTCCTCCTGGGCGGGCCGCTCACCTTCACCCCACCGAGCCGACTCCAGATGGTCAACCCGTTGATCCTCGGCGGAATGATCGGGTCCCTGATTCGCCTGGCCGGTCTTGGCCTGAGCATTGCGGGTTGGGTCGAGGTCGTTCGCAGCGACGGGAGAATCTACGGGTTGTGGCTCGCTGTTCCCGGAGCGCTTCTCCCGTTGACCTCGCTACTGACCGGAAGCTTGTTCTTCCTGGGCGGATTCCGATAGGACGGAGCGTCGATGAGTGACCGAGCGCCATCCCGATTCGTCACGACCCACTGGAGTCTGGTGGTTGCGGCGGCCGACGAGCAGTCGGAGCCGGCGCGCTCGGCGCTGGCCGAGCTTTGCGAGACCTACTGGTATCCGCTGTACGCTTTCGCCCGCCGTACCGGCGCGAATCCCGACGTTGCCCGGGACCTGACCCAGGGGTTCTTCGTCGAGCTGCTGGCCAAGAGCTACCTGGCCCAGGCCGATCGCACGCGCGGCCGATTCCGCACGTTCCTCCTTGCCGCCTTCCGACACTTCTGTTCGAAGGAACGGGACAAGGCCAACGCGCTCAAGCGCGGTTCAGGGCAGTTGCCGTTGTCGCTGGACTACGACGTCGGCGAAAAAGCGTACGTCGCAGAGCCCAGGGATCCGATGACTCCCGAGGATCTGTACGAGCGACGCTGGGCGCTGACGTTGCTTGGCCGGGTCATGGAAGGGACTCGGGTCGAGTACGAACAGGCGGGCAAAGGTGTTCTGTTCGAGCTGCTCGAGCCGACGCTTTCCGGACACGGCGTCTCCTCGTCGTACAGGGCGATCGGGGAGCGGGTCGGGATGAGCGAGGCGGCAGTGAAGGTCGCCGCCCATCGACTGAGGCGGCGCTTTCAGGGTCGTCTGCGAGCGACGGTTGCCGCGACGGTCGCCGACCCGTCCGACGTGGATGGTGAACTGCGCGACCTGATCGCCGCGGTCGGCAAGTAGCGAGAGTCGGTTATTCGGCCTGGAACCCGGCGTCCTTGTGTTTACCGTCGCAGAACGGCTTGTTGTCCGACTTGCCGCAGCGGCACAACGCGGCCTTTGTCCCGCGCCAGGCTTCGCGCCCCGACGCAGTCCGGATCACGAAGTTCCCTCGTACCAGTAACGGCCCGTTCGGCGCGCGCTGGACCTCGAGCGGGCCTCCGTTCGACTCGAGCGTTGCCTCTCCCGGTTCGCCTACGGCACCACGATCTTTGAACTCTTCTTCCTCGTGGGTGTTGTCGCAAAACGGCTTGTTCTTCGAGTCGCCGCAGCGACACAGTGCCGCACGCATCCCCACTCCGGGCATATCCTCTGCGGCACCGCCGATACTCAGCTCGCCCTCGAAGTACAGCGGCCCGTTGTTGGCAACGGTGACCAAGTTTGCCGGTGGAGTCGGTTCACTGTCGCCGCCGTCCTTTCGGGTGTAGGTCAGCGCACCGGTCGGACAACGCCGCACCACTTCGGCAACCTGATCCGCCTCGCCCCGATCCGGCTCTCCCCAGGGGTTGCGGCCGCTGACGAAGAGCTTGCCCTGGGCTCGTGTGCATTCTCCGACGTGGATGCACAGACGCCCGTCCCAGCTGACTTCCATTTTCTCGCCGTCGAACTTGTAAACCTTGTTCTCCGACATCTCGCCTCCTGGTGGGAATAAGCGGCCGATCCTCGTATGTTGGCAATCGAACGGAGGAGTCAAGTCTTCTCCGTACGTACTAGATTAGCAAATCTTGCAGTGCTGGAACGCATCGAGAAGACTTGACCCCAGGAGCGGCGATGAACTGTTTGAAATTGGCTCTGATTGTTTCTTGTTTGTGTGTCACTTCCGGTGCGATGCCTGCGCAGGCGGGGGATCGCGCCGTAGGCTTGGAGATTCAACGTTATCCGGTTGGAACGATTGCGACCGTGGTCGGGAGAGTTCCCCTGGGGGATCGTTCCGAGCTGCTGTTCGGCGCCGGCTTTAACGATTCCGATCGCGAAGACAACGGCGAGTTCGACGAAG
The DNA window shown above is from bacterium and carries:
- a CDS encoding serine/threonine protein kinase produces the protein MGLVYKARQRRLDRMVALKILAPDIAGEPGFADRFTREAQAMAKLAHPNIVTVHDFGDSGGLYYFVMELVEGTNLRQLLHQRRFTPEQALTIVPKICDALQYAHDRGVVHRDIKPENVMVTRAGEIKIADFGLAKLVRSGGSATVTLDDKVIGTPAYMAPEQIEQPQSVDHRADIYSLGVVFYEMLTGELPLGRFAPPSRKVEVDVRLDGVVLRALEKERDRRYQRVTDVKTEINSVVTGPAPPEAQVVSPADPPPPRRLSRLALAGAICTGISLFGSLFFYAFLLGGPLTFTPPSRLQMVNPLILGGMIGSLIRLAGLGLSIAGWVEVVRSDGRIYGLWLAVPGALLPLTSLLTGSLFFLGGFR
- a CDS encoding sigma-70 family RNA polymerase sigma factor, translating into MSDRAPSRFVTTHWSLVVAAADEQSEPARSALAELCETYWYPLYAFARRTGANPDVARDLTQGFFVELLAKSYLAQADRTRGRFRTFLLAAFRHFCSKERDKANALKRGSGQLPLSLDYDVGEKAYVAEPRDPMTPEDLYERRWALTLLGRVMEGTRVEYEQAGKGVLFELLEPTLSGHGVSSSYRAIGERVGMSEAAVKVAAHRLRRRFQGRLRATVAATVADPSDVDGELRDLIAAVGK